In the genome of Bremerella sp. P1, the window CTGGGGCGTTAACGCGATGAAGCAGGTTTTCGCCACATTGCCCTGGCTGCCCACCGTTGAGTCCGTAGGGAGCATAGGGGCCGCGACGCTGCGTGAGAAGCGAAACGTCGAGCGGTCGCAAGAACTCAATTTCACGAATGATTCCATCACCACCTCGATGGTGTCCCGGTCCGCCTGATCCTTGCCGTATGGCAAAGCGTCGGATTCTCGCTGGAAAGCGAAGCTCGAAAACTTCGGCGTCTGTAAGCCGAGTGTTGGTCATATGCGTATGAACGGCAGAGGCACCAGGGGCGTTTCTCGTCGCTCCGGCTCCCCCGCAGATCGTCTCATAGTAACCGAACGTCGCGTCGCCGAAGGTCAAGTTGTTCATCGTTCCTTGGCTGGCCGCCGCCATGCCGAGGGCACCCAAAAGAACATCAACCACACGCTGCGATGTCTCGACGTTGCCGCCTGCTACTGCCGCACACTTCGCTGGACTTTCCTTCTTGGGCGGGTTGAGAAAACACTCAGGAAGGATGATGTCTACAGGCTCAAGTACGCCTTGGTTTAGGGGGATATCTTCGTTGAGTAAGCACCGCAAGCAGTACATTACCGCTGCCGTTACAATCGCTCGGTTCGCGTTCAGATTACCGGGCAGGACGGGACCGGTGCCCGTGAAGTCGATGGTCGCGGTTTCTCCCTGCAGGTCGATCGCCACGCACAAAGGAGAACCATCGTCCAAGTGGTCGGCAAACTCGTATCGCCCTGGTGGAATTTTCGCGAGTGCGGCACGCGTCTTTCGTGATGCGGCTGCCTGAATATGTTTCGCGTAGGCTACCACTGTTTCCAAGGTGTACTGCTGTGTCATTCGCTTCAGGTCTTCGATGCCGTGATGATTTGCTGCGATTTGAGCGGCAATGTCAGCCAGGTTGTCGGAAACCTTGCGAGAGGGAAAAGGTGCCTCGGTGAGGATCCGTTCGAATTCTTCCCAGCGTGGAGTGCCCGCTTCGATCAGACGGAAGTTTTCGATCAAGACGCCTTCTTCTGCCAGGTTCTTTGATCCGGAGGGCATTGAACCAGCTGCTATGCCTCCGATCTCGGCATGGTGTGCCCGACTGGCGGCGAAGAAGGTTGGCTGGTTATCCGATTCATGCACGAACATCGGAGAAATCACGGTCACATCCGGCAAATGGGAACCGCCATGGTACGGATCGTTAGTAACGAAAACGTCTCCGCTCTTCATGTTCGGGTGCTGTTCAATCGTCGCTTTGACGGTCTCAGCCATCGCACCTAAGTGAACTGGTATATGGGGAGCATTCGCAATCAAGTCGCCTGACGAAGTAAACAACGCACAGCTAAAGTCGAGACGTTCCTTGACATTCACGCTGACCGACGTGTTCTGTAGGGCAACACCCATTTGTTCGGCAATCGCCGCGAACTGTTTGTTAAGGATCTCCAGCAGAACGGGATCGGGACTATCAAGAGAAGTCAACGAATCTTGAAGGTCGTGCGTGCTTTGATCCGCAGTCCGCCCTGCCAGTAATTCACCTCCACTCAAAATTTCTGCTTTCCAGCCTGGGTCGATGACTGTCGTGGCTAGCGACTCCGCGATGAGAGCAGGACCAACAATCCTTGCCCCCGGCTTTAGCTGGTCGCGGTCGTATACCTTGGTGTCGATCTGCTTGCCCTGAAAGACGAGAGGAACGGTTTGGACTACCGCAGGTTCGTAGGGGGGTTGAGATTCGCTGAGAACAGATTCGGTTGTGCCTTGGCTAATGGCCTCTACCCGAGTGGCGACAACTTCGATCGGATGTTCCTTGCGCTCGTAACCATAACGGCGACGATGCTCCTCGTGATAACGCTGTCCCAAAGAAGCAAGGGGCTCCGCTTCGATCGTTAGCGAGGCCTCGAGACCGCGATACCGGAGTTCGATCTGCTTTTGGTAGATAATCGAATTCTGCTCGACGTCTTCTTCATTCAACTCGGCAGTGGCAGTTTGTTTCAATGCTTCGAGCGACGACGGCAGTTCCGGTAAAGCTTCGTCCAAAGCCAGGTAAAAAGGCTGGGTGGCAAACCGAGATGTGTCAGCCGCACCAATTCCAACTGCGCTGAGGATGCCTGCACTGGGATGAAACAGGAGTTGCCGTGCGCCGAGGATTTCTGCGACGGCACATGCATGCTGGCCGGCGGCCCCGCCAAACGGAACGAGTAAATACGATCGCGGGTCGTAGCCTTTGGCGACCGAGATCGTACGGATCGCTTCGGCGATGTTGGCATTGGCAATCTGGAGGAAACCAGCGGCTAGCTCTAACGGTGTTCGCTTTTGCCCGGTTGCCACTTCGACTTGCTCGCAGACTTCGGATAATCGCCGATCGACCGCTTCAGCATCGAGCGGGAAGGGAAGCCGAGCCGCTTTCAATTTTCCGAGGGCAAAGTTGATATCGGTAACCGTTAGGGGACCACCTCTGCCATAGCAAGCGGGGCCGGGATCTGCCCCGGCACTCGCTGGGCCTACCACCAGTTTCACTCCATCGAACGCGCAGATCGAGCCACCACCCGCGGCAACGGTTTCAATGGCCATCATCGGTGCCACGATCCGTACGCCTGCCTTTTCGGTTTCAAACTGGCGTTCGTAAATCCCATCGAATCGAGAGACGTCGGTGCTGGTGCCTCCCATGTCGAAGCCGATTGCTTTGTTGAATCCGGCCAACTTCGCGGCAGCGGCAAAGCCGACTACGCCACCGGCAGGCCCGGAAAGGATGCTGTCTTTGCCTGAGAACGACTCCGCGGCCACTAAGCTTCCAGCCGAAGTGAGCAGGCGAAGTTGGCTGCCGGTGCCGAGCTTCGACTGAATCTTGTGGACGTAGTCTCTTAGGATCGGATTGAGATAAGCGTCCACAACGGTGGTGTCACCACGGGAAACAATTTTGATCAGCGGAGCCACGGAGTGCGAAACACTGACATCGGTAAACCCGACTTCGCTGGCAATTGTTCGTGCGGCGATTTCGTGTTTCGGTTCACGGTAAGCATGCAGGAAGCAAATCGCTACGCTACGAACGCCGGATGCGTATAAGTTGCTCAATTTGTCTTTCAGATCGACTTCATCAAGCGGCGTGAGCGTGTTGCCGTGGGCATCGAGTCGTTCCCGAGTTTCGATAACCTGAGATACAAGCGAAGTTGGCTTCTTGATGTCCAAATTGAATAGTTGTGGACGGCTTTGCGAACCGATCTCCAGAATGTCAGCGAAGCCCTCGGTGATGATCAAGCCAACGTCTGCTCCGGTTCGCGTCAGCAAGGCATTCGTTCCGCGAGTTGTCCCTAGGCGTACGTTCACTGAGGGAATGGGATCGCTGAGCGAGAGTCCGAGTAAATATCGGATCGATAGCAAAGGTGCTTCTTCGTGTCCCGTCAACTGATAGACGCTTCCCGATTGTGGCACCTTGTCGAGCTGGGCTGCGAGCGTCAGCTGACCACTGGCATGGTCAAAGCCGGTGACCATCTGGGACTCGATTCGCTCGCCGTGGTGGTCGAACAACTCAAGTTGGTAGCCCTGCCAGACGTTGGGAGGGTCGTTGCATCGAATCGGGTCGATGATTACTTGTTGAGTGCTTCCCGGGCCTACGGTTCCTTGGGTCGTGCCAGAACTAAGAACCTTTTTTCGGCGGGTTGACTTACCTGGCAGGTGAAGCAGGCAATCTGTGAATGTTCCCCCGACATCAATCCAGAACTCAGGTCGCATTTATCCGTCGCAATTGGCTTTGAGAATCAACAAGTTTCCACCGAAACTCTTATGATAGGCCAAAGTAATGCCTAGGCGGAAGGACCGGCGGCACTATGGGTAATCTGGTCGATGTATCGCGAAAGAAGTTCGTGCGACTGATCCAGCGTGTAGTGAAAGGGATCATGCTTGAGGCTGACGAAGATCTGGTTAGCCGAAGTGCAGACGCAAAACGCGGCGGCAGTGTTGGGGCGGCAAGGTGGCGTGCCGGTGAGACCGTCATACACGAGATTTCCGGCGGTCAGCCCACCGTCGGCAGGGGGAAGCTTCGATTGAAATCGTCGCCAGGAATTACCGAAGTTGGTCAGGACGGCCGTTGAGAAACAGGAAGAACCATTAAGCATCCATGGGAGCAGTCCCAGTGATTGCACCGCGGCCAGTCCTCCAATGAAATGACGAGAGAGATTGTCTTTGCGAATTGCCGCCGTTTCAGGAGCGAGCGAATCGAGTAGTTCATCTGGCTTTCGGATCAGATTGCCACGTCGTGCCATAAAGGCGAAGCCGATGTCGTTGGTGGTCGGCATCGCGGCATCGCCACGGCCTCTTAGACTTTGCGGCATGAGGATTCTCAAGTGACGCGAACCGACGTCAATACCTTGATCCCCCATCCAGTCGTGAAGCGTTACGAACAGATCACGTAGCAGCACGTCATTGACCGTAACCTTTTGGGCGGATGTCCATTTGCGCATTGCCAACGTGGCGTCCACACTAACAGACTTGGTGATATGTCCGTTCTGTTGCCGGGTAGCGTCATCGTCTAAGCGAGGAAGCTTGGTGGTCATCGGCAGGGGACGCTGCATGAAAAAGTTACTTGCTCCGTAGATCCCACAGTAGACGTCATAAAGGCCACGCTTCCAGCCTGGGTTTTCCAGCGCAGAATTGCAGCGGTTGAGTAGACGTTCAGGCTCCCACTTTCGCGGCTTAACGAATTTCGCGCCGGGCGTAGCGTTGTGGTAGGCCGTCAACAAATCTTCGACGAATGCGATCGAACCAACGCCATCCGATGTGGCGTGGTGAAAATGAAGCAGAAACGAGGATCGCTCGCTTCCGGGTCGCACAAAGATTTTGATGCCGAGGTCTTGGGAGAGGTCAACAAATGCATCGTATCCAGTCGAATAAGGTACGCCATATTCATCCCATTCGACCTCTGGCATGCGATCCGTTAGCTGCCAGACTAGACCGAGCTTTTTGTCTTTCTGGACAATGCTTCGAAAGAAGGGAGCCCGCTGGATGGCGAACGCGAGAGCTTCCTCGAAAGGACCCCGTTCAATGGTGCCTTGGACGTGAACTTCGATGTCGCACATCATCGGGTACTGCGAACGTCCGTCGGCGAGCATAAATGCTTCGACCGGCGAAAGAGGCAGAGGAAACAGCTTGGCCAACTGAGACTTGACTTCGGAATTCGGCTGCATGGCAAGCTGTGGCATGTTGATTTCCTGCGGTTGCGAAGTGATCAAGGAAGCTCTTTCACTTGAATCTTGCCCGCCGGGTTCCGGGGGAGCTTTTCGACGATCGCGAAGTCGCGAGGGCGCTTGTAGTAAACAAGGTGTTCGTCGCAGTAAGCTTTCAGGGCGTCCTCATCGATTCCGTCATTGACGGCAACGGCCGCTTTGACGATCTCTCCCTTAGACTTGAGTTGTCCGGCATAGACTTTCACTTCGCGAACGCCAGGCATCGCCGCGATGACTTCTTCAACTTCACAAGGTACGACCTTCAGTCCCAGGACGTTAATCATCTCGCCCGTGCGACCGCGGAGATGGATGACGCCATCTTCGACAACCTTCGACAGATCGCCCGTCTCGAAGAAACCTTCGGAATCCCATGGTTTCAGGACTTCACCCGTATCGGATAGATAGCCGGTCATCATCGACGAACTCTTCACATGAAGCTTGCCGACCCCGGGTGCCAGTCCTAGTTCATCGGCGTTGGCCGGCGGACGAACACGGACTTCGACGCCATCCATCGGTGGTCCAACACGACCGTCAACATCTTGACCATCCGCGATTGTTGCTACTGAAATACCGCCGGTTTCTGTCGTTCCGTAGAGAGGGCAAACGGTAACACCAGTTTTTTTGCGGAACTGATCAGCCGACCGTTTGGGCATCATAGAGCCTGCAGTCAGCAGCCATCGCAATCGTCCGAAATCGATGCCACCGCCGAAGAGCAGTATGTCAATGTGGGCAGGGACCATCGGCAGAACGGTGACAGGGAAATCTCGCAAGACACGAGCTAGTTGCTTGATGCTAAACTTTGCGGTGGTGACGATACTTGCTCCGGTCAGAAGCGGAACCATCGTCGTAACGCCATAGCCGTAGGCATGGCTCATCGGTGGAATAGCCATCATGCAATCATCTTCGCAGATAGCCATTGTTGCCGTATAGTGCCGAGCTTCTTCCATCGCTGGAAATCCAGGGCGCAGGGCAATTTTGGGCAGTCCCGTCGAACCGGAAGTTGGATGCAGGGGAACGCCGCGAAGCTCAGGGCCTGGGATATTGGTCGGTTCGGGAAAACGACCCAGCAACAGGCTCCAGTCGTCGCCAGCGAAAATCATCCCATGTTGTTCGAGGACCGACTCGGCCTGGTCGTCTCCGCCTGAGGAGATCAGCCACTTCACGCCGAATCGCTGCGCGTAACGAGCCAACTCGGCCGGTGGTGTCATCACGTGAACCAACAGCGGAGATGCTTCGCAGGCAAGAATGGCTGTAAGTGCCACGGGGAACATCGGCCCGTTGGCGATCGTGACCAAAACACGATCGCCTGCAGCGATGCCCTTCTGTTTCAGGGTCTGCGCGAGCTGCTGTCGCAGACGTTGAAATTGATCGGAAGAGACACTGCGGCCAGAATCTAAGTCGAAAATCTGACCGCGATAGCTTTCCGCCGCCTCCAGTATGGGAGTAGGGCTCCATACGGATTTTGGCGTTAACGTACCAGGCATTGTCGAGCACCTTCTTCCCAACGCTCCAAGACTTCGTCGATGTCACTCGACGAATGAGCGATGGATAGGAACATCGGTTCAAATTCATTGGGGTGGAAATAGACACCACGCTGTTGCATCCAGTGTTGGAACTGAATGTAGCGTTCAAAGTCGGCATGTCGTCGGACGTCTCGATAGTTATACAGTCCGTCGGTTTCTTCCTTTGTGATCATGGCTGCCATCAGCGGACCCAAGTGATTCACTTGAGCCGGAATGTTCAGGCGCGAATAGATGTCCTTCACGCCGTTGGCAAGTTGATCGGAAACGGCGTGCAAATGTCCGTAAATACCTTCCTTGTCTGCGAGCACGGTATCGAGGACAGCTTCTGCAGCGGACATCACAATCGCATTTCCGGAGAACACGCCACCATGGAACAATGGGCCTTTCACGATACACTGCATCATTTCAGCCGAGGCGCCAAATGCGCTGACCGGATAGCCGCCGCCCATTGCCTTGGACATCACGGTGATGTCTGGGGTAACCAGGTAATGCTCTTGAGCACCACCCGGCGAAACTCGCATGCCGGTGATCACTTCGTCAAAGATCAAGAGGGCACCACAGTCGTGTGCCATTTCTCGGACCGTTGCCAGGTAGCCATCCTTCGGCATCAGCAAACCAGCGTTGCCTGAAATGGGTTCCATTATGACGGCACAGACTTCGTGGCCATGTTCGGCAAGAGCTCGTTCCAGAGCATCGAGGTCATTCCACTGGACCGTGATGACGTCCTTGATGCTGTCGCCCATGCCCGAGGTACCGGGGATCGCCGGGCCATAGCCTTTTTCAGGTAGTTCTTCCAACGGAGCATGGTACTTGGTAAACACCGCTTCGCTCCAGCCGTG includes:
- a CDS encoding aspartate aminotransferase family protein; translation: MSGTVSKFEAANCSVSSEVLERAKNSLAGGDSSTMRVLPYHIPLVADRAEGCRLWDVDGNEYIDLNMSYGPLLLGHRPKAVIEAVYRQISEQGSQLGFPTEVTMRVAEKIKKLFPSIELLRFANSGTEACASAVRLARTYTGRNKLIMFEGHYHGWSEAVFTKYHAPLEELPEKGYGPAIPGTSGMGDSIKDVITVQWNDLDALERALAEHGHEVCAVIMEPISGNAGLLMPKDGYLATVREMAHDCGALLIFDEVITGMRVSPGGAQEHYLVTPDITVMSKAMGGGYPVSAFGASAEMMQCIVKGPLFHGGVFSGNAIVMSAAEAVLDTVLADKEGIYGHLHAVSDQLANGVKDIYSRLNIPAQVNHLGPLMAAMITKEETDGLYNYRDVRRHADFERYIQFQHWMQQRGVYFHPNEFEPMFLSIAHSSSDIDEVLERWEEGARQCLVR
- a CDS encoding class I adenylate-forming enzyme family protein — its product is MPGTLTPKSVWSPTPILEAAESYRGQIFDLDSGRSVSSDQFQRLRQQLAQTLKQKGIAAGDRVLVTIANGPMFPVALTAILACEASPLLVHVMTPPAELARYAQRFGVKWLISSGGDDQAESVLEQHGMIFAGDDWSLLLGRFPEPTNIPGPELRGVPLHPTSGSTGLPKIALRPGFPAMEEARHYTATMAICEDDCMMAIPPMSHAYGYGVTTMVPLLTGASIVTTAKFSIKQLARVLRDFPVTVLPMVPAHIDILLFGGGIDFGRLRWLLTAGSMMPKRSADQFRKKTGVTVCPLYGTTETGGISVATIADGQDVDGRVGPPMDGVEVRVRPPANADELGLAPGVGKLHVKSSSMMTGYLSDTGEVLKPWDSEGFFETGDLSKVVEDGVIHLRGRTGEMINVLGLKVVPCEVEEVIAAMPGVREVKVYAGQLKSKGEIVKAAVAVNDGIDEDALKAYCDEHLVYYKRPRDFAIVEKLPRNPAGKIQVKELP
- a CDS encoding hydantoinase B/oxoprolinase family protein, yielding MRPEFWIDVGGTFTDCLLHLPGKSTRRKKVLSSGTTQGTVGPGSTQQVIIDPIRCNDPPNVWQGYQLELFDHHGERIESQMVTGFDHASGQLTLAAQLDKVPQSGSVYQLTGHEEAPLLSIRYLLGLSLSDPIPSVNVRLGTTRGTNALLTRTGADVGLIITEGFADILEIGSQSRPQLFNLDIKKPTSLVSQVIETRERLDAHGNTLTPLDEVDLKDKLSNLYASGVRSVAICFLHAYREPKHEIAARTIASEVGFTDVSVSHSVAPLIKIVSRGDTTVVDAYLNPILRDYVHKIQSKLGTGSQLRLLTSAGSLVAAESFSGKDSILSGPAGGVVGFAAAAKLAGFNKAIGFDMGGTSTDVSRFDGIYERQFETEKAGVRIVAPMMAIETVAAGGGSICAFDGVKLVVGPASAGADPGPACYGRGGPLTVTDINFALGKLKAARLPFPLDAEAVDRRLSEVCEQVEVATGQKRTPLELAAGFLQIANANIAEAIRTISVAKGYDPRSYLLVPFGGAAGQHACAVAEILGARQLLFHPSAGILSAVGIGAADTSRFATQPFYLALDEALPELPSSLEALKQTATAELNEEDVEQNSIIYQKQIELRYRGLEASLTIEAEPLASLGQRYHEEHRRRYGYERKEHPIEVVATRVEAISQGTTESVLSESQPPYEPAVVQTVPLVFQGKQIDTKVYDRDQLKPGARIVGPALIAESLATTVIDPGWKAEILSGGELLAGRTADQSTHDLQDSLTSLDSPDPVLLEILNKQFAAIAEQMGVALQNTSVSVNVKERLDFSCALFTSSGDLIANAPHIPVHLGAMAETVKATIEQHPNMKSGDVFVTNDPYHGGSHLPDVTVISPMFVHESDNQPTFFAASRAHHAEIGGIAAGSMPSGSKNLAEEGVLIENFRLIEAGTPRWEEFERILTEAPFPSRKVSDNLADIAAQIAANHHGIEDLKRMTQQYTLETVVAYAKHIQAAASRKTRAALAKIPPGRYEFADHLDDGSPLCVAIDLQGETATIDFTGTGPVLPGNLNANRAIVTAAVMYCLRCLLNEDIPLNQGVLEPVDIILPECFLNPPKKESPAKCAAVAGGNVETSQRVVDVLLGALGMAAASQGTMNNLTFGDATFGYYETICGGAGATRNAPGASAVHTHMTNTRLTDAEVFELRFPARIRRFAIRQGSGGPGHHRGGDGIIREIEFLRPLDVSLLTQRRGPYAPYGLNGGQPGQCGENLLHRVNAPETRLPNTASFSVDAGDILIVKTPGGGGFGRPDS